The window aatgtgtgggaggaaacacagtgcacctggcaaccttggttagtgtgcACAGCGCCCAGCcctccacaggagtcgctggtgcgcgatgagacaaggatttccctaccggccaagccctccctaacccggacagcgctaggccaattgtgcgtcgccccacaggcctcccggtcgcggccggttacgacagagcctgggtgtgaACCCAGagtctggtggcacagctggagatgcagtacagcgcccttaaccactgcgccacccgggaggcccggaGTTGTGTTTTCAATTGATGTGTAACTGTGGTTTTGTATGAGTATTTATTGTGTGGTGGGCCCCCAGACCCAATAAAGATGATTTAAAACTCaaactcaaactctctctctctctctctggccatctcAGGGTGTGGTGCCAGTGTCACCTCACTTAGtacttttgtgtgtatgtgtgtgccagCGCCACTATgctggtgtgtgtatatgtacctGTGTTGTCTGGTCAGAGCCAGTGGAAACATCctgtgttgtgctgctgccatagACATTGCTCCCTTTCAACAgagcttcctctccctctctcctctccctcttcctctctcttctttcctctctcccatctttttctctctgtcctctcatgGGATTTCCCTAATCTGAAGCTGAGTTACACCATTTCTCTGGAAGAAGGTTGCAgtcttttaaatgtttttttttctttttaactTTTGTTTAACTATTTATTTCTCTGTCTGGTCTTGCTCCTCATAAATGGCGTCATGGAAAACTCATACCGCCTGGTCTGCCCTCTGTGGAAAATATGATTTTACCCCATAAAACCTTGTCAGGGTTTTATAGTGTGTGGCCACAGAGCAGTGTTCATGTCAGGTGCTTCCTGGTTCTAtagtgcagagagagggaagagaggagggggagttacAGGTGAGATTAGTATGAGGAAGAGAGGTTAACTCTTCCAGCAGAATGTGTTGTGTTTTCTCCTGGCTGTCTGAAGATGTGAGCTGATGCTGTAGAATCAGGTGGATCCTCATGTGAGTGATGCCCCTGCAGtggtacaggtgtgtgtgtgtgattggtaaACTGTCAGCTTCATGCCTGCGTGGCCTGTCAATTCCAGGCTGTGGGAGTGAAGAGAAGCAGCAGGGGTCAGAGACAGActgccctcagtcctctacactgtgtgtgtgtgtgtgtgtgtgtgtgtgtgtgtgtgtgtgtgtgtgtgtgtgtgtgtgtgtgtgtgtgtgtgtgtgtgtgtgtgtgtgtgtgtgtgtgtgtgtgtgtgtgtgtgtgtgtgtgtgtgtgtgtgtgtgtgtgtgtgtgtgtgtgtgtgtgtgtgtgtgtgtgttgaccgcAGGGATTCAAACATTGTGATTCTAGGAGTAATGTAAAAGCTGTAGTGACTTTAGTCCTGGTTTATTCAACACTGTTTTAATCAATATGATGATCAGTTACAGTTTAGCTGTGTAAAGGGTTAACTGTTCCAGGAAGAGAATCACACAGCAGTATCTGGTGGGGAGGAGCATCACTATCGTCACTTTGTTGAACTGAAACTGAAGTAGAGAGACGTACAGTATATTGTTTACGGGACCAAACTCTCCAGCACTTCAGAAATCTACTACATAGCTACACGTTCAGACTACACGCTGACTTTCCTACCCTTTGACACCACAAACAGGAAGGACAGAGATATCATCCACAAAAACATCCAGGTGAGTAGAGAGACTGACATGGAAAGTTAAGCTTGACTGTGTTTACCGTGTATATTTCCTTTTTATTCATGCAGATTCTACGCTATGTTACACTTTTCAATCTACGCTTATCTTGCCTTTGTTGTATCATCATGTATCAACATTCATTAATATCATCAGATAAGACAATGTTAATCAACTCTCAAGCTAAATATATCAAGAGCTGGCTGATTCCAAATGGTTTATGGTTTCACCTTTGGTCTCTGTCTAGATATGGCCACCTCCAGCAGTCTCCTGTCTGAAGAGCAGTTCCTGTGTTCTATCTGTCTGGATGTGTTCACTGAGCCAGTCTCTACTTCATGTGGACACAACTTCTGCAAGGCCTGTATCACAAAGTACTGGGATACCAGTGACCTGTGCCAGTGTCCCATgtgtaaaaatacatttgataagAGACCAGATCTGTTCGTCAATACCTTCATTTCTGAGATGGCTGCTCAGTTCAGACAGACAGTTGAAGTGAAAGCTACCAGCAGCCCGGACCAATGCTCTGCCATGATAGTAGAAGTGTCCTGTGACGTCTGCACTGGGATGAAGCTCAAGGCCCTGAAGTCCTGTCTGGTGTGTCAGACCTCTTACTGTGAGACTCATCTGGAGCCTCATCAGAGAGTCGCAGCCTTAAAGAGACACAAGTTGATCAACCCTGTGGAGAACCTGGAAGACAGGATGTGTAAGAAGCATGAGAGACCTCTAGAGCTGTTCTGTAGGAGTGATCAGACATGTCTTTGTGTCTTGTGCTTGAAAGCAGACCACATGACTCATGACACTGTCCCTCTAGAGGAAGAgtatggagagaggaaggctcAGTTGGGGAAGACTGAGGCAGAAGTGCAGCAGATGATCCAGGAGAGACTGAAGAAGGTTCAGGAGATCAAACACTCAGTAGATTTCagcaagagagaggcagagagggagatatCAGACAGTGTACAGGTCTTCACTGCTCTGGTTCGCTCCATTCAGAGAAGTCAGGCTGAGCTCATTGAGGTGATTGAGGAGAAGCTGAAAGCAGCAGAGAGGCAGGCTGAAGGGCTCATTAAAGAGCTGGAGCAGGAAatcactgagctacagaggagaaGCACTGAGGTGGAGCAGCTCTCACACACTGaggaccacctccacctcctacaGAGCTTTCCATCCCTCTGCACCCCTCCAGACACCAAG of the Oncorhynchus gorbuscha isolate QuinsamMale2020 ecotype Even-year linkage group LG25, OgorEven_v1.0, whole genome shotgun sequence genome contains:
- the LOC124013826 gene encoding E3 ubiquitin-protein ligase TRIM39-like — translated: MATSSSLLSEEQFLCSICLDVFTEPVSTSCGHNFCKACITKYWDTSDLCQCPMCKNTFDKRPDLFVNTFISEMAAQFRQTVEVKATSSPDQCSAMIVEVSCDVCTGMKLKALKSCLVCQTSYCETHLEPHQRVAALKRHKLINPVENLEDRMCKKHERPLELFCRSDQTCLCVLCLKADHMTHDTVPLEEEYGERKAQLGKTEAEVQQMIQERLKKVQEIKHSVDFSKREAEREISDSVQVFTALVRSIQRSQAELIEVIEEKLKAAERQAEGLIKELEQEITELQRRSTEVEQLSHTEDHLHLLQSFPSLCTPPDTKDWSEISVHSDLCVGPVRRAVSQLEETLNKQMEKLPEVKLKRIQHYAVDVTLDPDTAHPNLILSEDGKRVRDGNTEQDLPDKPVRFSNCLCILGKEGFSSGRFYYEVMVMGNTEWTLGVARESIIRKGNITLSPKDGYWTVVLRDECKYSACTSPSVPLSLREKPQKVGVFVDYEEGQVSFYDVEARSHIYSFTGCTFTEKLYPLFSPSRNDGGKNSAPLIISPVNHTT